A window of the Polaribacter batillariae genome harbors these coding sequences:
- a CDS encoding hydroxymethylpyrimidine/phosphomethylpyrimidine kinase — protein sequence MNKKNYILTVAGLDPSSGAGVTSDIKTFEAHGLYGLSVCTAVTIQNDIDFKECIWIEKEIIINQIKTLFERFEIAVVKIGIIQSWNVLLEVVQTLKKLNSAIKIVLDPILKASAGFNFHSKQNLKIFEKVLYYCDFITPNYDEIKALFPNKSIDETIAFISKKTNIYLKGGHREDKKGWDEVYYKTTVKLNIVPAITKVYKKHGSGCVLSAALASNLQKELSIEEASKKAKKYTENFLISNKSLLGTHIY from the coding sequence TTGAACAAAAAAAACTACATATTAACTGTAGCAGGTTTAGACCCCTCTAGTGGTGCAGGCGTTACTTCAGATATTAAAACATTTGAAGCACATGGTTTGTACGGTTTATCGGTATGTACAGCAGTTACCATTCAAAATGATATTGATTTTAAAGAATGTATTTGGATTGAAAAAGAAATAATTATCAATCAAATTAAAACCTTGTTTGAACGTTTTGAGATTGCTGTAGTTAAAATAGGCATTATTCAATCTTGGAATGTTTTATTGGAGGTAGTTCAAACATTAAAAAAGTTAAATTCTGCGATAAAAATAGTATTAGACCCCATATTAAAAGCGAGTGCAGGGTTTAATTTTCATTCAAAACAAAACCTAAAAATTTTCGAAAAAGTGCTCTATTATTGCGATTTTATAACACCAAATTACGACGAAATAAAGGCTTTATTCCCGAATAAATCTATCGATGAAACCATTGCATTTATTTCTAAAAAAACAAATATTTATTTAAAAGGAGGTCATAGAGAAGATAAAAAAGGTTGGGATGAAGTCTATTATAAGACAACCGTAAAATTAAATATTGTACCAGCAATAACTAAAGTTTATAAAAAACACGGAAGTGGTTGCGTGTTATCTGCGGCATTGGCTTCTAATTTACAAAAAGAATTGTCTATAGAAGAGGCTTCAAAAAAAGCAAAAAAATACACAGAAAATTTTTTAATTTCTAATAAAAGCTTATTAGGTACCCATATTTATTAA
- the thiS gene encoding sulfur carrier protein ThiS, which translates to MITIKVNQENHQFSEILALEELIRFFKIKTNGIAVAINGTIIKKTDWSIRLLQDNDNVLIIKSTQGG; encoded by the coding sequence ATGATTACGATAAAAGTAAACCAAGAAAATCATCAATTTTCAGAAATCTTAGCTTTAGAAGAATTAATTCGTTTTTTTAAAATAAAAACGAACGGAATTGCTGTTGCCATAAATGGTACTATAATTAAGAAAACTGATTGGTCTATTCGGTTGCTTCAAGATAACGACAATGTTTTAATTATCAAATCTACTCAAGGAGGTTAA
- the thiE gene encoding thiamine phosphate synthase, which yields MISELQYITQGKTSEEHLRNIEKACVSGVKWVQLRLKNVAPEIILETAKKAREITKNYQTKLIINDYYKIVKEVKADGVHLGKNDECPSKARAYLGDSYMIGGTANTLEDCKILLEKKVNYIGLGPFQFTKTKKNLSPILGIEGYKTINTSLKTNIPIIAIGGISLKNVATLINSGVYGIAISQEITRDFNRISDFYKILKSSKQHKLVKQ from the coding sequence ATGATAAGCGAATTACAATACATTACACAGGGCAAAACTTCCGAAGAACATTTAAGAAATATAGAAAAAGCTTGTGTTTCTGGTGTAAAATGGGTACAACTTCGATTAAAAAATGTTGCTCCTGAAATTATTTTAGAAACAGCAAAAAAAGCTAGAGAAATTACAAAAAATTATCAAACAAAATTAATTATTAACGATTATTATAAAATTGTAAAAGAGGTAAAAGCAGATGGAGTTCATTTAGGAAAAAATGATGAATGTCCCTCAAAAGCACGTGCTTATTTAGGAGATTCTTATATGATTGGAGGCACAGCAAATACTTTAGAAGACTGTAAAATTTTATTAGAAAAAAAGGTAAACTACATTGGTTTAGGACCTTTTCAATTTACAAAAACAAAAAAGAATTTGAGTCCTATTTTAGGAATAGAAGGGTATAAAACAATCAATACCTCGTTAAAAACAAACATTCCAATAATAGCAATTGGTGGCATTTCTTTAAAAAATGTGGCAACACTTATAAATTCGGGGGTTTACGGAATTGCTATTTCACAAGAAATTACAAGAGATTTTAATCGAATTTCAGATTTTTATAAAATTTTAAAATCGTCGAAACAACATAAATTGGTAAAACAATAG
- the thiC gene encoding phosphomethylpyrimidine synthase ThiC gives MKKKDTAPKKDGITRYPFPNSKKIYVSGKIHPQIKVAMREISLTDSIDSFTKKKTPNEPVTVYDTSGPYTDPNKDIDIHKGIERIREQWILDRKNVEKLDQFSSKYSNERLNDKSLDHMRFSLLKKPLRAKKGENVTQLHYAKKGIITPEMEYIAIRENQRIDELTEIRKQHKGKHFGASIPNKITPEFVRSEVAKGRAVIPSNINHPEAEPMILGRNFLVKINANIGNSAVTSSIEEEVEKAVWACRWGADNIMDLSTGENIHETREWIIRNSPVPVGTVPIYQALEKVNGVAEDLTWEIFRDTLIEQAEQGVDYFTIHAGVLLRYIPMTANRVTGIVSRGGSIMAKWCLAHHKESFLYTHFEDICEILKQYDVAFSLGDGLRPGSIADANDEAQFAELETLGELTKIARKHEVQCFIEGPGHVPMHMIKENMDKQIEACDEAPFYTLGPLTTDIAPGYDHITSGIGAAIIGWYGCAMLCYVTPKEHLGLPNKEDVRVGVITYKIAAHAADLAKGHPGAQHRDNALSMARFEFRWRDQFNLGLDPERALEYHDETLPAEGAKVAHFCSMCGPKFCSMKISQEVRDFAAENNIIDNEVIAKGMEEKSKEFKEKGSEVYL, from the coding sequence ATGAAGAAAAAAGATACAGCACCCAAAAAAGACGGAATTACAAGATATCCATTTCCAAACTCAAAAAAGATTTATGTTTCTGGTAAAATTCATCCACAAATAAAAGTGGCAATGCGCGAAATTTCTTTAACAGATTCAATAGATTCTTTTACTAAAAAGAAAACCCCAAACGAACCTGTTACCGTTTACGATACTTCTGGCCCTTATACAGACCCTAACAAAGATATCGACATTCATAAAGGAATAGAACGTATTCGCGAGCAATGGATTTTAGACAGAAAAAATGTAGAAAAACTAGACCAATTCTCCTCTAAATATAGCAACGAGCGTTTAAACGATAAAAGTTTAGACCATATGCGTTTTTCTTTATTAAAAAAGCCTTTGCGAGCAAAAAAAGGAGAAAATGTAACCCAATTGCATTATGCTAAAAAAGGCATTATTACCCCAGAAATGGAGTACATTGCTATTCGTGAAAACCAGCGAATAGACGAATTAACAGAAATTAGAAAACAGCACAAAGGAAAACACTTTGGCGCTTCGATTCCAAATAAAATTACCCCAGAGTTTGTACGTTCGGAGGTTGCAAAAGGTCGTGCTGTAATTCCTTCAAACATCAATCATCCAGAAGCAGAGCCTATGATTTTAGGTAGAAATTTTTTGGTAAAAATAAATGCAAATATTGGCAATTCTGCAGTAACATCTTCAATTGAAGAAGAAGTAGAAAAAGCCGTTTGGGCTTGTAGATGGGGTGCAGACAATATTATGGATTTATCTACAGGAGAAAACATTCACGAAACCCGTGAGTGGATTATTAGAAACTCTCCAGTGCCAGTTGGTACAGTACCCATTTATCAAGCCTTAGAAAAAGTAAACGGAGTAGCAGAAGATTTAACTTGGGAAATTTTTCGAGATACCTTAATCGAACAAGCAGAACAAGGTGTCGATTATTTTACAATTCATGCAGGAGTTTTATTGCGCTACATTCCAATGACAGCAAATCGTGTAACAGGTATTGTGTCGCGTGGTGGCTCAATTATGGCAAAATGGTGTTTGGCACATCATAAAGAAAGTTTTTTATACACACATTTCGAAGATATTTGCGAAATATTAAAACAATACGATGTTGCTTTTTCATTAGGAGATGGTTTGCGTCCAGGTTCTATAGCAGATGCCAATGACGAAGCTCAGTTTGCAGAACTAGAAACTTTGGGAGAATTAACTAAAATTGCTCGTAAGCACGAAGTACAATGTTTTATAGAAGGTCCAGGTCACGTGCCAATGCATATGATAAAAGAAAATATGGATAAGCAAATAGAAGCTTGTGACGAAGCACCATTTTACACTTTAGGACCTTTAACAACAGATATTGCACCAGGTTACGACCATATAACTTCTGGTATTGGTGCAGCTATAATTGGTTGGTATGGCTGTGCTATGTTGTGTTACGTAACACCTAAAGAACATTTAGGATTGCCTAATAAAGAAGATGTTCGAGTTGGAGTAATTACCTATAAAATAGCGGCACACGCTGCAGATTTGGCAAAAGGCCATCCAGGTGCACAGCATAGAGATAATGCATTAAGCATGGCTCGTTTTGAATTTCGTTGGCGAGACCAATTCAACTTAGGGCTAGATCCAGAGCGTGCTTTAGAATATCACGATGAAACCTTGCCAGCAGAAGGTGCTAAAGTAGCACATTTTTGTTCTATGTGCGGTCCAAAATTTTGTTCGATGAAAATATCTCAAGAAGTACGAGATTTTGCAGCAGAAAATAACATTATCGATAATGAAGTAATTGCAAAAGGAATGGAAGAAAAATCGAAAGAATTTAAAGAAAAAGGTTCAGAAGTTTATTTATAA
- a CDS encoding thiazole synthase, which produces MNEKLEIADKKFTSRLFTGTGKFSSSKLMKESLLASESELITVALKRVDIKNEEDDILSHLNDPRINLLPNTSGVRTAKEAIFAAELSREALETNWVKLEIHPDPRYLLPDPIETLKAAEELVKLGFVVMPYIHADPVLCKRLEQVGVQCVMPLGAPIGSNKGLKTQEFLEIIIEQSNVPVIVDAGIGAPSHAAFAMELGADAVLVNTAIAVSKNPVQMAKAFKIAVKAGRMAYEAKLAPISQKAEASSPLTSFLN; this is translated from the coding sequence ATGAACGAGAAACTAGAAATTGCAGATAAAAAATTTACGTCGCGGTTATTTACAGGAACAGGAAAATTTAGTTCTTCAAAATTAATGAAAGAATCTTTATTAGCCTCGGAAAGCGAGTTGATAACAGTGGCTTTAAAAAGAGTAGATATTAAAAACGAAGAAGACGATATTTTATCGCATTTAAATGATCCTAGAATAAATCTTTTACCCAATACCTCTGGCGTAAGAACTGCAAAAGAAGCCATTTTTGCAGCAGAATTGTCGAGAGAAGCTTTGGAAACAAATTGGGTAAAATTAGAAATTCATCCAGATCCAAGATATTTATTGCCAGATCCTATAGAAACCCTAAAAGCTGCAGAAGAATTGGTAAAATTAGGTTTTGTAGTAATGCCTTATATTCATGCAGACCCAGTTTTATGCAAAAGATTAGAGCAAGTTGGTGTACAATGCGTTATGCCTTTAGGAGCACCCATTGGAAGCAATAAAGGCTTAAAAACACAAGAGTTTTTAGAAATTATTATAGAACAATCGAATGTTCCTGTAATTGTAGATGCTGGTATTGGTGCACCTTCGCACGCTGCATTTGCAATGGAATTGGGGGCAGATGCAGTTTTGGTAAATACCGCAATTGCAGTTTCTAAAAACCCTGTTCAAATGGCAAAAGCATTTAAAATAGCTGTTAAAGCAGGTAGAATGGCTTACGAGGCAAAGCTGGCACCAATTAGTCAAAAAGCAGAAGCAAGTAGCCCTTTAACCTCTTTTTTAAATTAA
- the thiH gene encoding 2-iminoacetate synthase ThiH: MSNFKAIFDTYNWDTTLKSIFDKTTADVKNALEKEKLNLEDFKALISPAGKPFLEEMAQKSQRITKNKFGNTIQMYAPMYLSNECQNICTYCGFSITNKIPRRTLTDAEILKEVTFLKKKGYDHILLVTGEANKTVGIDYINNAIELIRSKFSNITIEVQPLDQKEYELLIESGLYAVLVYQETYHREAYKKHHPKGKKSNFDYRLDTPDRLGKAEIHKIGLGALFGLEDWRADSFFTALHLQYLQKKYWKTKYSISFPRLRPHSGGLEPKVTMTDADLVQLICAFRLLDENLELSISTRESERFRNHIVHLGITSISAESKTNPGGYSVAPQSLEQFEISDERSTEEVVEMLKNNNLEVVWKDWEQFEKV, translated from the coding sequence ATGAGCAATTTTAAAGCAATTTTCGATACTTATAATTGGGATACTACGTTAAAAAGTATTTTCGATAAAACAACAGCAGATGTTAAAAATGCACTAGAAAAAGAAAAACTGAATTTAGAAGATTTTAAAGCTTTAATTTCTCCTGCAGGAAAACCATTTTTAGAAGAAATGGCACAAAAAAGCCAAAGAATTACTAAAAATAAATTTGGGAACACCATTCAAATGTACGCACCCATGTATTTGAGCAACGAATGCCAAAATATTTGTACATATTGTGGTTTTAGCATCACAAATAAAATACCAAGACGAACTTTAACAGATGCCGAAATTTTAAAAGAAGTCACTTTTTTAAAGAAAAAAGGATACGATCATATTTTGTTGGTTACTGGCGAAGCCAATAAAACGGTTGGTATTGATTATATAAACAATGCAATTGAGCTAATTCGTTCAAAATTTTCGAATATTACAATAGAAGTTCAGCCTTTAGACCAAAAAGAGTACGAATTGTTAATCGAGAGCGGTTTGTATGCCGTATTGGTATATCAAGAAACATACCATCGAGAAGCGTATAAAAAACACCATCCAAAAGGAAAAAAATCTAATTTCGATTATCGTTTAGATACACCAGACAGATTAGGAAAAGCAGAAATACACAAAATAGGTTTGGGCGCTTTGTTTGGGCTAGAAGATTGGCGAGCAGATAGTTTTTTTACAGCTTTACACTTACAATATTTACAAAAAAAATATTGGAAAACTAAATATTCTATTTCTTTTCCTCGATTAAGACCACACTCTGGAGGTTTAGAACCTAAAGTAACAATGACAGATGCCGATTTGGTACAATTAATTTGCGCATTTCGTTTGTTAGACGAAAATTTAGAATTATCTATTTCTACAAGAGAAAGTGAGCGATTTAGAAACCATATCGTTCACTTAGGCATTACTTCCATTAGTGCCGAATCTAAAACAAATCCTGGAGGGTATTCAGTAGCACCACAATCTTTAGAACAATTCGAAATTTCTGACGAAAGAAGCACAGAAGAAGTCGTAGAAATGTTAAAAAACAATAATTTAGAAGTAGTTTGGAAAGATTGGGAACAATTCGAAAAAGTGTAA
- a CDS encoding thiamine phosphate synthase, with the protein MIILISPEKEVPNEVALLNQLFKEGLEWFHLRKPEKNYQEHVAYLNQIDKKYHHRIVVHYFHELVNSFNLKGIHFQEQKRIDCIHNFSEYSKNLNIIGKTISSSFHEPAVLEACYFDFDYYLLSPVFSSISKKGYNGKGFNVNHINKKIIGMGGIHTQTIKETINLGFKGIGVLGGVWNTEKPVDSFKKIKECYETSVIH; encoded by the coding sequence ATGATAATTTTAATTTCTCCAGAAAAAGAGGTTCCAAACGAAGTAGCACTGCTAAACCAATTATTTAAAGAAGGTTTAGAATGGTTTCATCTTAGAAAACCAGAAAAAAACTACCAAGAACATGTTGCCTATTTAAATCAAATAGATAAAAAATATCATCATAGAATTGTGGTTCATTATTTTCATGAACTCGTAAATAGTTTCAATTTAAAAGGCATCCATTTTCAAGAACAAAAAAGAATCGACTGTATTCACAATTTTAGCGAGTATTCTAAAAATTTAAACATAATTGGTAAAACAATTAGCTCTTCTTTCCACGAACCAGCAGTTTTAGAGGCTTGTTATTTCGATTTCGATTATTATTTGTTAAGTCCTGTTTTTTCATCAATATCTAAAAAAGGGTATAATGGAAAAGGTTTTAATGTAAACCATATCAATAAAAAAATAATTGGTATGGGGGGCATTCATACCCAAACGATAAAAGAAACGATAAATCTCGGGTTTAAAGGCATTGGCGTTTTAGGTGGTGTTTGGAATACAGAAAAACCAGTAGATAGCTTTAAAAAAATAAAAGAATGTTACGAAACTTCTGTAATACATTAA
- the aroB gene encoding 3-dehydroquinate synthase, with translation MKSIQAINYPVHFQNKAYKEISHLLLKKDYSTIFILVDENTFEHCYPKFISNLVTDKKIEVIEIESGEIHKNIETCISVWNAITELGGDRKSVLITLGGGVITDLGGFVASCFKRGIDFVNIPTTLLSMVDASVGGKTGVDLGVLKNQIGLFANPQMVIVDDTYLETVSKREIKSGMAEIIKYGVTYDSKLFNEIKDNKGLNIKDLIFRSIEIKNEVVLQDPKEKSLRKILNFGHTIGHAIESFYLESEDKENLTHGEAIAIGMVCESYISNKLLNFPKDKLKEIKDVILSIYNKINLLKEDFSKIIELLKHDKKNVNGQVNFVLLNDYENHKLDCKVSEELIVESMEFYNS, from the coding sequence ATGAAATCCATTCAAGCAATTAACTATCCTGTTCATTTTCAGAACAAAGCATATAAAGAAATTTCTCATTTACTTTTAAAAAAAGACTATTCTACTATTTTTATTTTGGTAGATGAGAACACTTTTGAGCATTGTTATCCGAAATTTATCTCTAATTTAGTAACAGACAAAAAAATTGAAGTAATTGAAATTGAATCTGGAGAGATTCATAAAAACATCGAAACCTGCATTAGTGTTTGGAATGCAATTACCGAACTTGGTGGAGATCGTAAAAGTGTATTGATTACTTTAGGAGGTGGTGTAATTACAGATTTAGGCGGTTTTGTGGCTTCGTGCTTTAAACGCGGAATCGATTTTGTAAATATTCCAACTACATTATTGTCTATGGTTGATGCTTCCGTTGGAGGAAAAACAGGGGTAGATTTGGGCGTCTTAAAAAATCAAATTGGCTTGTTTGCAAACCCGCAAATGGTTATTGTAGATGATACTTATCTAGAAACCGTTTCTAAAAGAGAAATAAAATCGGGGATGGCAGAAATTATTAAGTATGGGGTTACTTACGACAGTAAACTATTTAATGAAATAAAGGACAATAAAGGTTTAAATATCAAAGATTTAATATTTAGATCTATCGAAATTAAAAATGAAGTTGTTTTACAAGATCCTAAAGAGAAAAGCCTTCGAAAAATATTAAATTTCGGACATACGATTGGACATGCAATTGAGTCTTTTTATCTAGAATCTGAAGACAAAGAAAACTTAACTCATGGTGAAGCTATTGCCATTGGAATGGTTTGCGAAAGCTATATTTCTAACAAACTTTTAAATTTTCCGAAAGACAAATTAAAAGAAATAAAAGATGTTATTTTATCTATTTATAATAAAATAAATCTTTTAAAAGAAGATTTTTCTAAAATTATAGAATTGCTAAAACACGATAAAAAAAATGTAAACGGACAAGTAAATTTTGTGCTTTTAAATGACTACGAAAACCACAAATTAGATTGTAAGGTTTCTGAAGAGTTGATTGTGGAGAGTATGGAGTTTTATAATTCTTAA
- a CDS encoding proline dehydrogenase family protein produces the protein MKLFDNTKVAFALKSDSQLERAYFLFKMIQSQPMVKIGSVVTNFALKAHLPIEGLIRSTVFDHFCGGVTEEDCLPIIDNMYSNGNVHSVLDYSVEGQDKEVSFDGALEKILKIINFCEEKKSIPFAVFKPTGFGRFALYQKITEGKKLTEEEQAEWNRVQDRYHKVCKAAVKKDVPLLIDAEESWMQKAADELIEDLMETYNKEKAIVFNTLQMYRHDRLEYLKALHQKAHQKEFYIGMKVVRGAYMEKERERAKEKGYPSPICENKAATDTNYDKAIQYMMEHPKMALFAGTHNEESSYLVMDLANKYNIKKNDKKLWFGQLFGMSDHISYNLANQGYNVAKYLPFGPVRDVMPYLIRRAEENTSVAGQTSRELNLIKIERKRRKLE, from the coding sequence ATGAAACTTTTCGATAACACAAAAGTAGCTTTTGCTTTAAAATCCGATTCTCAATTAGAACGGGCTTATTTTCTGTTTAAAATGATTCAGAGTCAGCCAATGGTAAAGATAGGTAGCGTTGTAACGAACTTTGCATTAAAAGCACATTTGCCCATAGAAGGGCTTATTCGTTCTACAGTTTTCGACCATTTTTGTGGTGGCGTTACAGAAGAAGATTGTTTGCCTATTATCGATAATATGTACAGTAATGGCAATGTACATAGTGTTTTAGATTATTCTGTAGAAGGGCAAGACAAAGAAGTAAGTTTTGATGGAGCTTTAGAAAAAATTTTAAAAATTATAAACTTTTGCGAAGAAAAAAAATCCATTCCGTTTGCGGTTTTTAAACCTACAGGATTTGGACGTTTTGCTTTATATCAAAAAATAACCGAAGGAAAAAAGCTTACAGAAGAAGAACAAGCAGAGTGGAATAGAGTGCAAGATCGTTATCACAAAGTATGTAAAGCAGCTGTAAAAAAAGATGTTCCTTTATTAATAGATGCAGAAGAAAGCTGGATGCAAAAAGCGGCAGACGAACTTATAGAAGACTTAATGGAAACCTATAACAAAGAAAAGGCCATTGTTTTTAATACGCTACAAATGTACAGGCACGATCGTTTAGAGTATTTAAAAGCGCTACACCAAAAAGCACATCAAAAAGAGTTTTATATTGGTATGAAAGTCGTTAGAGGTGCATATATGGAAAAAGAAAGAGAAAGAGCAAAAGAGAAAGGATATCCATCTCCAATCTGCGAAAATAAAGCAGCCACAGATACCAATTACGACAAAGCGATTCAATATATGATGGAACACCCCAAAATGGCACTTTTTGCAGGAACTCATAACGAAGAAAGCTCGTATTTAGTGATGGATTTAGCGAATAAATACAACATTAAAAAAAACGATAAAAAACTTTGGTTTGGTCAATTATTTGGTATGAGCGACCACATTAGCTACAATTTAGCAAACCAAGGTTATAATGTTGCCAAATACCTTCCATTTGGTCCCGTAAGAGATGTAATGCCGTATTTAATAAGAAGAGCAGAAGAAAACACCTCTGTTGCAGGGCAAACAAGCAGGGAGTTAAATTTAATTAAAATAGAAAGAAAACGTAGAAAATTAGAATGA
- a CDS encoding LETM1 domain-containing protein — MKTVEEIKILLHKNKLRLHQELLQSKEAMALLKKSTHTSLTVEEKLKIRIQMLDICKAIPALTVFMLPGGALLLPLLIKLIPDILPSVFRDDVK, encoded by the coding sequence ATGAAAACCGTAGAGGAAATTAAAATTTTACTGCATAAAAATAAATTAAGATTACACCAAGAGTTGCTTCAGAGTAAAGAAGCAATGGCTTTGCTAAAAAAATCGACACATACAAGTTTAACTGTAGAAGAAAAATTAAAAATTCGAATACAAATGTTAGATATATGTAAAGCAATACCTGCATTAACAGTATTTATGCTTCCAGGTGGTGCCTTATTATTGCCACTTTTAATAAAACTAATTCCCGATATTTTACCATCAGTATTTAGAGACGATGTTAAATAA